One Alligator mississippiensis isolate rAllMis1 chromosome 1, rAllMis1, whole genome shotgun sequence genomic window carries:
- the LOC132250113 gene encoding oxidized low-density lipoprotein receptor 1-like, producing the protein MKSLCRQQSLQHWCDGGWGKLLCNVFVPGQKCPAQWATAEGRSYLFSPEKGTWEHCKSSCMSQSARLLSTQKRKELDFIKQELYQYYENRKGVLWYYPFWIGLSYDPGSRKWVWEDNTALSSGLFDLQDLSHQNDQGRVCAYVQGGKAKPGGCGETHFCICEKGKK; encoded by the exons ATGAAATCCctctgcagacagcaaagtctccAGCACTGGTGTGATGGGGGATGGGGTAAGCTTCTCTGTAATGTGTTTGTTCCAGGGCAGAAGTGTCCAGCACAGTGGGCTACTGCTGAGGGCAGGTCCTATCTCTTTTCTCCTGAGAAAGGAACTTGGGAACATTGTAAATCCTCCTGCATGTCTCAGTCTGCCCGGCTGCTCAGCACTCAGAAGAGAAAAGAGCTG GATTTCATAAAACAAGAATTATATCAATATTATGAAAATCGTAAAGGTGTTCTCTGGTACTACCCATTCTGGATTGGACTGTCATATGATCCTGGATCCAGGAAGTGGGTCTGGGAAGACAACACAGCTCTCTCCTCTGGCCT GTTTGATCTCCAAGATCTCAGTCATCAGAATGATCAGGGCAGAGTTTGTGCCTATGTCCAAGGTGGGAAAGCTAAGCCTGGAGGCTGTGGAGAAACTCACTTTTGCATTTGTGAGAAGGGAAAAAAGTAG